A region of the Candidatus Cloacimonadota bacterium genome:
AACAGTCCGGCGGAAATATCGCCGCGGAGTTTTCCTCGTGAAATTCGCCCTCGAACCAGAGGTAACCGGAGTTGATCAGGTTTTTTTCCATAAAGCTTTGATATCCTCGCCGTCAATGGCAAAAAGGTCGCGCCAGCTGAACTTCTCCCGATACAGGAACAGCGCCAGGTAGAAGATCCCATAAGCCAGGTAGGATACGCTGGAGGCTGTGGCCGCGCCGAAGATGCCCCAGCGCGGGATGAGCAGGAAATTGAGCAAAACGTTCAGCAGCAGGGTGGCCAGGCTGGTATAGAGATGGACCTTGGGGCGGCCCAGAGTGAAGAAATACTGCATCCCCACCCGCGCCACCGAGGCGAAGACCGCTCCGCCCAACAGCACCATCACGCTGGCCACAGCGCCGGCATAGGCCTCGCCGTAGATCACGGGGATCAGCAGGCTGAGCGGGATGCCCGCCAACGCCAGGGCCGCGCAGATATAGAGCGTGAGCTTGAGGGTGCGGGCCATGATGGAGCGCGCCGTGCCGGGCTCGGAGGTGTTGTAAAGCTTGCCCAGCAGGGCCGAACTGACGCTCACCGGCACCAGAAACAACAGCTCGGCCAGAGTCACGGCCACACTGTAGATTCCCAGGGCGCCCACATCCAGCATCTGCCGGATCATGAACTGGTCCGCGCGCAGATGGAGAAAGGAAAACACCGCCCCCAGCCAGAGGATCCCGCCATAGGCGAACTCGGC
Encoded here:
- a CDS encoding polysaccharide biosynthesis C-terminal domain-containing protein; the encoded protein is MGYKANITSNLINQVLRIVIGFATSVIAARVLGPQGMGHVAYIILVFTLIGDFGHLGLNNSTMYFMKRGGVPSGHLFSVNLTSLGLLFGVIASLLLFLRGTGLVLSSYSWLYILGGLLFVGSDLAYTSLHSWYVGDERILESNRKIIAVFLLKSALILILWLTGTLTPLSFFAVAVLGMLLNAVLLSVGVGQRYALVLDRGLLKAEFAYGGILWLGAVFSFLHLRADQFMIRQMLDVGALGIYSVAVTLAELLFLVPVSVSSALLGKLYNTSEPGTARSIMARTLKLTLYICAALALAGIPLSLLIPVIYGEAYAGAVASVMVLLGGAVFASVARVGMQYFFTLGRPKVHLYTSLATLLLNVLLNFLLIPRWGIFGAATASSVSYLAYGIFYLALFLYREKFSWRDLFAIDGEDIKALWKKT